A stretch of the Coturnix japonica isolate 7356 chromosome 27, Coturnix japonica 2.1, whole genome shotgun sequence genome encodes the following:
- the CDC27 gene encoding cell division cycle protein 27 homolog isoform X3 — MTVLQEPVQAAIWQALNHYAYRDAVFLAERLYAEVHSEEALFLLATCYYRSGKAYKAYRLLKGHSCTTPQCKYLLAKCCVDLSKLAEGEQILSGGVLNKQKSHDDIVTEFGDSACFTLSLLGHVYCKTDRLAKGSECYQKSLSLNPFLWSPFESLCEIGEKPDPDQTFKLTSLQNFSSCLPNTCTTLVSNHNISHRQPETVLMETPQDTIELNRINLESSNAKYSSLNTDSSMSYIDSAVISPDAVPLGSGTAILSKQAQNKPKTGRSLLGGPAALSPLTPSFGILPLETPSPGDGSYLQNYTNSSSVIDVPSTGAPSKKAVTRISQAGTKSVFSQSGNSREVTPILVAQTQSSGPQTSTTPQVLSPTIAAPPNSLPRRSSRLFTSDSSTTKENSKKLKMKFPPKIANRKTKSKTNKGGITQPNINDSLEITKLDSSIISEGKISTVTPQIQAFTLQKAAAEGLMSLLRDMGKGYLALCSYNCKEAINILSHLPSHHYNTGWVLCQIGRAYFELAEYMQAERIFSEVRRIENYRVEGMEIYSTTLWHLQKDVALSVLSKDLTDMDKNSPEAWCAAGNCFSLQREHDIAIKFFQRAIQVDPNYAYAYTLLGHEFVLTEELDKALACFRNAIRVNSRHYNAWYGLGMIYYKQEKFSLAEMHFQKALDINPQSSVLLCHIGVVQHALKKSEKALDTLNKAINIDPKNPLCKFHRASVLFANEKYKSALQELEELKQIVPKESLVYFLIGKVYKKLGQTHLALMNFSWAMDLDPKGANNQIKEAIDKRYLPDDEEPITQEEQISECYPYESVGTDESQESSMTDADDTQLHAVESDEF, encoded by the exons ATGACGGTGCTACAGGAACCCGTCCAG GCTGCTATATGGCAAGCACTTAACCACTATGCTTACCGCGATGCAGTGTTCCTCGCAGAAAGGTTATATGCAGAAG tACACTCAGAAGAAGCACTGTTTTTGCTGGCAACGTGTTACTACCGCTCAGGAAAGGCATATAAAGCATACAGGCTCCTAAAGGGACACAGCTGTACTACTCCACAGTGTAAATACCTGCTTGCAAAATGTTGTGTTGACCTCAGCAA gcttGCAGAAGGAGAGCAGATCTTATCTGGTGGAGTGttgaataaacagaaaagccatGATGACATTGTCACGGAGTTCGGTGACTCTGCGTGCTTTACGCTCTCCTTACTGGGACATGTCTACTG CAAGACAGACCGGCTTGCCAAAGGATCAGAATGTTACCAAAAGAGCCTTAGTTTAAATCCTTTCCTCTGGTCCCCTTTTGAATCGCTGTGTGAAATAG GTGAAAAACCAGACCCCGACCAAACGTTTAAATTAACATCTTTACAGAACTTCAGCAGCTGTCTGCCTAACACTTGCACAACGTTGGTGTCTAATCACAACATATCTCACAGGCAGCCTGAGACTGTGCTGATGGAAACACCGCAAGACACAATT gaGTTGAACAGGATCAACCTAGAATCCTCTAATGCAAAATACTCCTCCTTGAACACAGATTCCTCTATGTCTTACATTGACTCAGCTGTCATTTCACCAGATGCTGTCCCTCTTGGGTCAGGAACTGCTATCTTGTCAAAACAGGctcaaaataaaccaaaaactGGGCGAAGTTTACTGGGAGGACCTGCTGCTTTGAGCCCATTAACTCCAAG ctttggaATTTTGCCACTAGAAACCCCAAGCCCTGGAGATGGATCCTATTTACAAAACTACACCAACTCTTCTTCTGTAATTGATGTGCCATCCACAGGAGCACCTTCAAAGAAG GCAGTCACCAGGATCAGCCAGGCTGGAACAAAGTCAGTCTTCTCCCAGAGTGGAAACAGCCGGGAGGTCACTCCAATCCTCGTTGCACAAACACAGAGCTCTGGTCCACAGACAAG tacAACACCTCAGGTATTGAGCCCAACAATTGCTGCTCCACCAAACTCACTGCCTCGAAGAAGCTCTCGCCTTTTTACTAGTGATAGCTCCACAACAAAG gaaaatagcaaaaaattaaaaatgaagtttccaCCTAAGAttgcaaacaggaaaacaaaaagtaaaacaaataaggGAGGGATAACTCAGCCAAACATAAATGATAGCTTGGAAATTACCAAACTGGACTCTTCCAtcatttcagaagggaaaatatctACTGTTACACCACAGATCCAGGCTTTTACGctacagaaggcagcagcag aaGGTTTGATGAGCCTTCTTCGTGACATGGGGAAAGGTTATTTAGCCCTGTGCTCATACAACTGCAAAGAAGCGATAAATATTTTAAGCCATTTGCCATCTCACCACTACAACACTGGCTGGGTGCTGTGCCAGATTGGGAGAGCTTACTTTGAACTTGCAGAATACATGCAG GCTGAAAGgatattttcagaagtgagGAGGATTGAAAACTACAGAGTAGAAGGCATGGAGATCTATTCAACTACGCTGTGGCATCTGCAGAAAGATGTTGCTCTGTCAGTTCTTTCAAAGGATTTAACAGACATGGATAAAAACTCACCAGAG GCATGGTGTGCTGCAGGGAACTGCTTCAGCTTGCAACGAGAGCATGACATTGCAATCAAGTTCTTCCAGAGAGCCATTCAAGTTGATCCAAACTATGCTTACGCCTACACCCTTTTGGGGCATGAATTTGTGTTAACAGAAGAGCTAGACAAGGCATTAGCTTGTTTTAGGAATGCAATCAGAGTCAACTCCAGGCACTACAATGCATG gtATGGGTTGGGAATGATTTATTACAAACAGGAGAAATTCAGTTTagcagaaatgcatttccagAAAGCACTTGATATCAATCCTCAGAGCTCAGTCTTACTGTGTCACATTGGAGTA GTCCAACACGCActgaaaaaatctgaaaaggCTTTGGATACTCTAAACAAAGCAATTAACATCGACCCCAAGAACCCACTATGCAAATTCCATAGAGCTTCTGTACTGTTTGCAAATGAGAAATACAAG tctgCTTTGCAAGAACTTGAAGAACTGAAGCAGATTGTTCCCAAAGAGTCTCTTGTTTACTTCTTAATAGGAAAG gtTTATAAAAAGCTGGGGCAAACCCATTTGGCCCTAATGAATTTCTCCTGGGCGATGGACTTAGATCCCAAAGGAGCCAACAACCAAATTAAAGAGGCTATCGATAAACGTTACCTTCCAGATGACGAGGAACCAATAACTCAAGAAGAGCAAATCAGTGAATGTTATCCCTATGAATCAG ttGGCACAGACGAATCCCAAGAGAGCAGCATGACGGATGCAGATgacacacagctccatgcagttGAAAGCGATGAATTTTAA
- the CDC27 gene encoding cell division cycle protein 27 homolog isoform X4 — protein sequence MTVLQEPVQAAIWQALNHYAYRDAVFLAERLYAEVHSEEALFLLATCYYRSGKAYKAYRLLKGHSCTTPQCKYLLAKCCVDLSKLAEGEQILSGGVLNKQKSHDDIVTEFGDSACFTLSLLGHVYCKTDRLAKGSECYQKSLSLNPFLWSPFESLCEIGEKPDPDQTFKLTSLQNFSSCLPNTCTTLVSNHNISHRQPETVLMETPQDTIELNRINLESSNAKYSSLNTDSSMSYIDSAVISPDAVPLGSGTAILSKQAQNKPKTGRSLLGGPAALSPLTPSFGILPLETPSPGDGSYLQNYTNSSSVIDVPSTGAPSKKAVTRISQAGTKSVFSQSGNSREVTPILVAQTQSSGPQTSTTPQVLSPTIAAPPNSLPRRSSRLFTSDSSTTKENSKKLKMKFPPKIANRKTKSKTNKGGITQPNINDSLEITKLDSSIISEGKISTVTPQIQAFTLQKAAAGLMSLLRDMGKGYLALCSYNCKEAINILSHLPSHHYNTGWVLCQIGRAYFELAEYMQAERIFSEVRRIENYRVEGMEIYSTTLWHLQKDVALSVLSKDLTDMDKNSPEAWCAAGNCFSLQREHDIAIKFFQRAIQVDPNYAYAYTLLGHEFVLTEELDKALACFRNAIRVNSRHYNAWYGLGMIYYKQEKFSLAEMHFQKALDINPQSSVLLCHIGVVQHALKKSEKALDTLNKAINIDPKNPLCKFHRASVLFANEKYKSALQELEELKQIVPKESLVYFLIGKVYKKLGQTHLALMNFSWAMDLDPKGANNQIKEAIDKRYLPDDEEPITQEEQISECYPYESVGTDESQESSMTDADDTQLHAVESDEF from the exons ATGACGGTGCTACAGGAACCCGTCCAG GCTGCTATATGGCAAGCACTTAACCACTATGCTTACCGCGATGCAGTGTTCCTCGCAGAAAGGTTATATGCAGAAG tACACTCAGAAGAAGCACTGTTTTTGCTGGCAACGTGTTACTACCGCTCAGGAAAGGCATATAAAGCATACAGGCTCCTAAAGGGACACAGCTGTACTACTCCACAGTGTAAATACCTGCTTGCAAAATGTTGTGTTGACCTCAGCAA gcttGCAGAAGGAGAGCAGATCTTATCTGGTGGAGTGttgaataaacagaaaagccatGATGACATTGTCACGGAGTTCGGTGACTCTGCGTGCTTTACGCTCTCCTTACTGGGACATGTCTACTG CAAGACAGACCGGCTTGCCAAAGGATCAGAATGTTACCAAAAGAGCCTTAGTTTAAATCCTTTCCTCTGGTCCCCTTTTGAATCGCTGTGTGAAATAG GTGAAAAACCAGACCCCGACCAAACGTTTAAATTAACATCTTTACAGAACTTCAGCAGCTGTCTGCCTAACACTTGCACAACGTTGGTGTCTAATCACAACATATCTCACAGGCAGCCTGAGACTGTGCTGATGGAAACACCGCAAGACACAATT gaGTTGAACAGGATCAACCTAGAATCCTCTAATGCAAAATACTCCTCCTTGAACACAGATTCCTCTATGTCTTACATTGACTCAGCTGTCATTTCACCAGATGCTGTCCCTCTTGGGTCAGGAACTGCTATCTTGTCAAAACAGGctcaaaataaaccaaaaactGGGCGAAGTTTACTGGGAGGACCTGCTGCTTTGAGCCCATTAACTCCAAG ctttggaATTTTGCCACTAGAAACCCCAAGCCCTGGAGATGGATCCTATTTACAAAACTACACCAACTCTTCTTCTGTAATTGATGTGCCATCCACAGGAGCACCTTCAAAGAAG GCAGTCACCAGGATCAGCCAGGCTGGAACAAAGTCAGTCTTCTCCCAGAGTGGAAACAGCCGGGAGGTCACTCCAATCCTCGTTGCACAAACACAGAGCTCTGGTCCACAGACAAG tacAACACCTCAGGTATTGAGCCCAACAATTGCTGCTCCACCAAACTCACTGCCTCGAAGAAGCTCTCGCCTTTTTACTAGTGATAGCTCCACAACAAAG gaaaatagcaaaaaattaaaaatgaagtttccaCCTAAGAttgcaaacaggaaaacaaaaagtaaaacaaataaggGAGGGATAACTCAGCCAAACATAAATGATAGCTTGGAAATTACCAAACTGGACTCTTCCAtcatttcagaagggaaaatatctACTGTTACACCACAGATCCAGGCTTTTACGctacagaaggcagcagcag GTTTGATGAGCCTTCTTCGTGACATGGGGAAAGGTTATTTAGCCCTGTGCTCATACAACTGCAAAGAAGCGATAAATATTTTAAGCCATTTGCCATCTCACCACTACAACACTGGCTGGGTGCTGTGCCAGATTGGGAGAGCTTACTTTGAACTTGCAGAATACATGCAG GCTGAAAGgatattttcagaagtgagGAGGATTGAAAACTACAGAGTAGAAGGCATGGAGATCTATTCAACTACGCTGTGGCATCTGCAGAAAGATGTTGCTCTGTCAGTTCTTTCAAAGGATTTAACAGACATGGATAAAAACTCACCAGAG GCATGGTGTGCTGCAGGGAACTGCTTCAGCTTGCAACGAGAGCATGACATTGCAATCAAGTTCTTCCAGAGAGCCATTCAAGTTGATCCAAACTATGCTTACGCCTACACCCTTTTGGGGCATGAATTTGTGTTAACAGAAGAGCTAGACAAGGCATTAGCTTGTTTTAGGAATGCAATCAGAGTCAACTCCAGGCACTACAATGCATG gtATGGGTTGGGAATGATTTATTACAAACAGGAGAAATTCAGTTTagcagaaatgcatttccagAAAGCACTTGATATCAATCCTCAGAGCTCAGTCTTACTGTGTCACATTGGAGTA GTCCAACACGCActgaaaaaatctgaaaaggCTTTGGATACTCTAAACAAAGCAATTAACATCGACCCCAAGAACCCACTATGCAAATTCCATAGAGCTTCTGTACTGTTTGCAAATGAGAAATACAAG tctgCTTTGCAAGAACTTGAAGAACTGAAGCAGATTGTTCCCAAAGAGTCTCTTGTTTACTTCTTAATAGGAAAG gtTTATAAAAAGCTGGGGCAAACCCATTTGGCCCTAATGAATTTCTCCTGGGCGATGGACTTAGATCCCAAAGGAGCCAACAACCAAATTAAAGAGGCTATCGATAAACGTTACCTTCCAGATGACGAGGAACCAATAACTCAAGAAGAGCAAATCAGTGAATGTTATCCCTATGAATCAG ttGGCACAGACGAATCCCAAGAGAGCAGCATGACGGATGCAGATgacacacagctccatgcagttGAAAGCGATGAATTTTAA
- the CDC27 gene encoding cell division cycle protein 27 homolog isoform X5 has product MTVLQEPVQAAIWQALNHYAYRDAVFLAERLYAEVHSEEALFLLATCYYRSGKAYKAYRLLKGHSCTTPQCKYLLAKCCVDLSKLAEGEQILSGGVLNKQKSHDDIVTEFGDSACFTLSLLGHVYCKTDRLAKGSECYQKSLSLNPFLWSPFESLCEIGEKPDPDQTFKLTSLQNFSSCLPNTCTTLVSNHNISHRQPETVLMETPQDTIELNRINLESSNAKYSSLNTDSSMSYIDSAVISPDAVPLGSGTAILSKQAQNKPKTGRSLLGGPAALSPLTPSFGILPLETPSPGDGSYLQNYTNSSSVIDVPSTGAPSKKAVTRISQAGTKSVFSQSGNSREVTPILVAQTQSSGPQTSTTPQVLSPTIAAPPNSLPRRSSRLFTSDSSTTKENSKKLKMKFPPKIANRKTKSKTNKGGITQPNINDSLEITKLDSSIISEGKISTVTPQIQAFTLQKAAAEGLMSLLRDMGKGYLALCSYNCKEAINILSHLPSHHYNTGWVLCQIGRAYFELAEYMQAERIFSEVRRIENYRVEGMEIYSTTLWHLQKDVALSVLSKDLTDMDKNSPEAWCAAGNCFSLQREHDIAIKFFQRAIQVDPNYAYAYTLLGHEFVLTEELDKALACFRNAIRVNSRHYNAWYGLGMIYYKQEKFSLAEMHFQKALDINPQSSVLLCHIGVVQHALKKSEKALDTLNKAINIDPKNPLCKFHRASVLFANEKYKSALQELEELKQIVPKESLVYFLIGKIPKEPTTKLKRLSINVTFQMTRNQ; this is encoded by the exons ATGACGGTGCTACAGGAACCCGTCCAG GCTGCTATATGGCAAGCACTTAACCACTATGCTTACCGCGATGCAGTGTTCCTCGCAGAAAGGTTATATGCAGAAG tACACTCAGAAGAAGCACTGTTTTTGCTGGCAACGTGTTACTACCGCTCAGGAAAGGCATATAAAGCATACAGGCTCCTAAAGGGACACAGCTGTACTACTCCACAGTGTAAATACCTGCTTGCAAAATGTTGTGTTGACCTCAGCAA gcttGCAGAAGGAGAGCAGATCTTATCTGGTGGAGTGttgaataaacagaaaagccatGATGACATTGTCACGGAGTTCGGTGACTCTGCGTGCTTTACGCTCTCCTTACTGGGACATGTCTACTG CAAGACAGACCGGCTTGCCAAAGGATCAGAATGTTACCAAAAGAGCCTTAGTTTAAATCCTTTCCTCTGGTCCCCTTTTGAATCGCTGTGTGAAATAG GTGAAAAACCAGACCCCGACCAAACGTTTAAATTAACATCTTTACAGAACTTCAGCAGCTGTCTGCCTAACACTTGCACAACGTTGGTGTCTAATCACAACATATCTCACAGGCAGCCTGAGACTGTGCTGATGGAAACACCGCAAGACACAATT gaGTTGAACAGGATCAACCTAGAATCCTCTAATGCAAAATACTCCTCCTTGAACACAGATTCCTCTATGTCTTACATTGACTCAGCTGTCATTTCACCAGATGCTGTCCCTCTTGGGTCAGGAACTGCTATCTTGTCAAAACAGGctcaaaataaaccaaaaactGGGCGAAGTTTACTGGGAGGACCTGCTGCTTTGAGCCCATTAACTCCAAG ctttggaATTTTGCCACTAGAAACCCCAAGCCCTGGAGATGGATCCTATTTACAAAACTACACCAACTCTTCTTCTGTAATTGATGTGCCATCCACAGGAGCACCTTCAAAGAAG GCAGTCACCAGGATCAGCCAGGCTGGAACAAAGTCAGTCTTCTCCCAGAGTGGAAACAGCCGGGAGGTCACTCCAATCCTCGTTGCACAAACACAGAGCTCTGGTCCACAGACAAG tacAACACCTCAGGTATTGAGCCCAACAATTGCTGCTCCACCAAACTCACTGCCTCGAAGAAGCTCTCGCCTTTTTACTAGTGATAGCTCCACAACAAAG gaaaatagcaaaaaattaaaaatgaagtttccaCCTAAGAttgcaaacaggaaaacaaaaagtaaaacaaataaggGAGGGATAACTCAGCCAAACATAAATGATAGCTTGGAAATTACCAAACTGGACTCTTCCAtcatttcagaagggaaaatatctACTGTTACACCACAGATCCAGGCTTTTACGctacagaaggcagcagcag aaGGTTTGATGAGCCTTCTTCGTGACATGGGGAAAGGTTATTTAGCCCTGTGCTCATACAACTGCAAAGAAGCGATAAATATTTTAAGCCATTTGCCATCTCACCACTACAACACTGGCTGGGTGCTGTGCCAGATTGGGAGAGCTTACTTTGAACTTGCAGAATACATGCAG GCTGAAAGgatattttcagaagtgagGAGGATTGAAAACTACAGAGTAGAAGGCATGGAGATCTATTCAACTACGCTGTGGCATCTGCAGAAAGATGTTGCTCTGTCAGTTCTTTCAAAGGATTTAACAGACATGGATAAAAACTCACCAGAG GCATGGTGTGCTGCAGGGAACTGCTTCAGCTTGCAACGAGAGCATGACATTGCAATCAAGTTCTTCCAGAGAGCCATTCAAGTTGATCCAAACTATGCTTACGCCTACACCCTTTTGGGGCATGAATTTGTGTTAACAGAAGAGCTAGACAAGGCATTAGCTTGTTTTAGGAATGCAATCAGAGTCAACTCCAGGCACTACAATGCATG gtATGGGTTGGGAATGATTTATTACAAACAGGAGAAATTCAGTTTagcagaaatgcatttccagAAAGCACTTGATATCAATCCTCAGAGCTCAGTCTTACTGTGTCACATTGGAGTA GTCCAACACGCActgaaaaaatctgaaaaggCTTTGGATACTCTAAACAAAGCAATTAACATCGACCCCAAGAACCCACTATGCAAATTCCATAGAGCTTCTGTACTGTTTGCAAATGAGAAATACAAG tctgCTTTGCAAGAACTTGAAGAACTGAAGCAGATTGTTCCCAAAGAGTCTCTTGTTTACTTCTTAATAGGAAAG ATCCCAAAGGAGCCAACAACCAAATTAAAGAGGCTATCGATAAACGTTACCTTCCAGATGACGAGGAACCAATAA
- the CDC27 gene encoding cell division cycle protein 27 homolog isoform X6 yields MTVLQEPVQAAIWQALNHYAYRDAVFLAERLYAEVHSEEALFLLATCYYRSGKAYKAYRLLKGHSCTTPQCKYLLAKCCVDLSKLAEGEQILSGGVLNKQKSHDDIVTEFGDSACFTLSLLGHVYCKTDRLAKGSECYQKSLSLNPFLWSPFESLCEIGEKPDPDQTFKLTSLQNFSSCLPNTCTTLVSNHNISHRQPETVLMETPQDTIELNRINLESSNAKYSSLNTDSSMSYIDSAVISPDAVPLGSGTAILSKQAQNKPKTGRSLLGGPAALSPLTPSFGILPLETPSPGDGSYLQNYTNSSSVIDVPSTGAPSKKAVTRISQAGTKSVFSQSGNSREVTPILVAQTQSSGPQTSTTPQVLSPTIAAPPNSLPRRSSRLFTSDSSTTKENSKKLKMKFPPKIANRKTKSKTNKGGITQPNINDSLEITKLDSSIISEGKISTVTPQIQAFTLQKAAAGLMSLLRDMGKGYLALCSYNCKEAINILSHLPSHHYNTGWVLCQIGRAYFELAEYMQAERIFSEVRRIENYRVEGMEIYSTTLWHLQKDVALSVLSKDLTDMDKNSPEAWCAAGNCFSLQREHDIAIKFFQRAIQVDPNYAYAYTLLGHEFVLTEELDKALACFRNAIRVNSRHYNAWYGLGMIYYKQEKFSLAEMHFQKALDINPQSSVLLCHIGVVQHALKKSEKALDTLNKAINIDPKNPLCKFHRASVLFANEKYKSALQELEELKQIVPKESLVYFLIGKIPKEPTTKLKRLSINVTFQMTRNQ; encoded by the exons ATGACGGTGCTACAGGAACCCGTCCAG GCTGCTATATGGCAAGCACTTAACCACTATGCTTACCGCGATGCAGTGTTCCTCGCAGAAAGGTTATATGCAGAAG tACACTCAGAAGAAGCACTGTTTTTGCTGGCAACGTGTTACTACCGCTCAGGAAAGGCATATAAAGCATACAGGCTCCTAAAGGGACACAGCTGTACTACTCCACAGTGTAAATACCTGCTTGCAAAATGTTGTGTTGACCTCAGCAA gcttGCAGAAGGAGAGCAGATCTTATCTGGTGGAGTGttgaataaacagaaaagccatGATGACATTGTCACGGAGTTCGGTGACTCTGCGTGCTTTACGCTCTCCTTACTGGGACATGTCTACTG CAAGACAGACCGGCTTGCCAAAGGATCAGAATGTTACCAAAAGAGCCTTAGTTTAAATCCTTTCCTCTGGTCCCCTTTTGAATCGCTGTGTGAAATAG GTGAAAAACCAGACCCCGACCAAACGTTTAAATTAACATCTTTACAGAACTTCAGCAGCTGTCTGCCTAACACTTGCACAACGTTGGTGTCTAATCACAACATATCTCACAGGCAGCCTGAGACTGTGCTGATGGAAACACCGCAAGACACAATT gaGTTGAACAGGATCAACCTAGAATCCTCTAATGCAAAATACTCCTCCTTGAACACAGATTCCTCTATGTCTTACATTGACTCAGCTGTCATTTCACCAGATGCTGTCCCTCTTGGGTCAGGAACTGCTATCTTGTCAAAACAGGctcaaaataaaccaaaaactGGGCGAAGTTTACTGGGAGGACCTGCTGCTTTGAGCCCATTAACTCCAAG ctttggaATTTTGCCACTAGAAACCCCAAGCCCTGGAGATGGATCCTATTTACAAAACTACACCAACTCTTCTTCTGTAATTGATGTGCCATCCACAGGAGCACCTTCAAAGAAG GCAGTCACCAGGATCAGCCAGGCTGGAACAAAGTCAGTCTTCTCCCAGAGTGGAAACAGCCGGGAGGTCACTCCAATCCTCGTTGCACAAACACAGAGCTCTGGTCCACAGACAAG tacAACACCTCAGGTATTGAGCCCAACAATTGCTGCTCCACCAAACTCACTGCCTCGAAGAAGCTCTCGCCTTTTTACTAGTGATAGCTCCACAACAAAG gaaaatagcaaaaaattaaaaatgaagtttccaCCTAAGAttgcaaacaggaaaacaaaaagtaaaacaaataaggGAGGGATAACTCAGCCAAACATAAATGATAGCTTGGAAATTACCAAACTGGACTCTTCCAtcatttcagaagggaaaatatctACTGTTACACCACAGATCCAGGCTTTTACGctacagaaggcagcagcag GTTTGATGAGCCTTCTTCGTGACATGGGGAAAGGTTATTTAGCCCTGTGCTCATACAACTGCAAAGAAGCGATAAATATTTTAAGCCATTTGCCATCTCACCACTACAACACTGGCTGGGTGCTGTGCCAGATTGGGAGAGCTTACTTTGAACTTGCAGAATACATGCAG GCTGAAAGgatattttcagaagtgagGAGGATTGAAAACTACAGAGTAGAAGGCATGGAGATCTATTCAACTACGCTGTGGCATCTGCAGAAAGATGTTGCTCTGTCAGTTCTTTCAAAGGATTTAACAGACATGGATAAAAACTCACCAGAG GCATGGTGTGCTGCAGGGAACTGCTTCAGCTTGCAACGAGAGCATGACATTGCAATCAAGTTCTTCCAGAGAGCCATTCAAGTTGATCCAAACTATGCTTACGCCTACACCCTTTTGGGGCATGAATTTGTGTTAACAGAAGAGCTAGACAAGGCATTAGCTTGTTTTAGGAATGCAATCAGAGTCAACTCCAGGCACTACAATGCATG gtATGGGTTGGGAATGATTTATTACAAACAGGAGAAATTCAGTTTagcagaaatgcatttccagAAAGCACTTGATATCAATCCTCAGAGCTCAGTCTTACTGTGTCACATTGGAGTA GTCCAACACGCActgaaaaaatctgaaaaggCTTTGGATACTCTAAACAAAGCAATTAACATCGACCCCAAGAACCCACTATGCAAATTCCATAGAGCTTCTGTACTGTTTGCAAATGAGAAATACAAG tctgCTTTGCAAGAACTTGAAGAACTGAAGCAGATTGTTCCCAAAGAGTCTCTTGTTTACTTCTTAATAGGAAAG ATCCCAAAGGAGCCAACAACCAAATTAAAGAGGCTATCGATAAACGTTACCTTCCAGATGACGAGGAACCAATAA